Within the Thermovenabulum gondwanense genome, the region CTTCCTGCAACCCAACTACAGCAGGAATTTCCAGCGATCTTGCCATAATGGCGGTATGAGAAGTTCTGCCACCCATATCGGTAGCAAAGGCTAACACTTTATTTTTGTCCAGCTGAGCGGTATCGGAAGGGGTTAAGTCCTTTGCCAGAACAATCACCGTATCATTTAACTCCGATAAGCTTTTTATTGGGATGCCTAAAATATTTTTAATTATCCTTTCCCCTACATCCCTAATATCCGCTGCCCTCTCTCTCATGTATTCATCTTCCATAGAAGAAAAAATATCTATATATCCGTCAATTACCGTTTTAACTGCAAATTCAGCGCATAATTTTTCGTTTTTTATTTTTTCCTCAATCTCTGAAAATAGAACCGGGTCCTCTAAAACCATTAAATGAGCTTCAAAGATTCTGGCCTTATCTTCTCCTAATTTTTCCAGAGCATTTTCTTTTATCCGTTGCAGTTGTTCTTTGGATAAATTTATGGATTTATTTAGTTTTAGAAGTTCTGCCTCAACTTCATCCTCATTAACCCATCTTTGTTCAACTTTCACTTCAATGTTCTTATAAATAAAAGCTTTCCCAATAGCTATACCCGGTGAAGCTGCAATACCTTTATACATATTCTCCCCCCAACTATTCTTCTTTTTTTAAAATATCTTCCACCTCTTTTACAATTCGATAAGGTTTGGTAACAATTCTAATGGGCAGGGAAAGGATAAATTTTTTTAAATCCCCTTCCAGTTCTTTTGTCATTCTGTAAGGTTTCGTCAAAATCCTCTCAATAAAGTCAAGGGCATAGTTTTCAAGAAGTTTTTCCCTTCTTATCTCTATTTCGCTACCGCATTCCTCGCATTTTATCCTCTTCAAAATATTTCCTGCGTAATACACTGTATGCGGGGTTTCTTTATTGCAATGCAGGCAAAAAAGCTCAGCCTCCATTCTCGAGGTCTTACCATCCATACCCCGGACCTCCTGACGATTATTATAAATATAATATAACTTTTAATTTAAGAAGTTGCAATATTTTCCTAATTGATTTTATGTATCGGAATACCCAGTAAATCGAAAGCACTTTCCATAGTCACTTCACTTAGGGTTGGATGAGCATGCACGGTATTTACCAATTCTTCCGCGGTACATTCTAATTTTATAGCAAGTACAGCCTCCGAAATAAGTTCAGTTACGTTTGGGCCTATCATATGAACACCCAGTATCTCATTATATTTGGGTTCAGAAATAATTTTTACAAAACCGGAATTTTGTCCCAAAGTTAAAGCCCGTCCATTTGCAATGAAAGGAAATTTGCCCACTTTTATCTCTCCGTAAATTCTTTTAGCTTCATCTTCACTCATGCCCACACTTGCAATTTCCGGGTGGGAATATACACAAAAGGGAATGGCTTTATAATCCATTTTTTCGTTTTCTCCAAGAATGTTTTTTGCTGCAACAATCCCCTCATGGGAAGCCACATGAGCCAGCTGGTATTTTCCAACAATATCTCCAATTGCATATACATTTTTTATGTTTGTCTGCATTCTTTCATTCACCAGTATCCCTTTTTCGTTTTTTTCAATATTGAGTTTAACTACCGAACTAAAATCCGGCTTTCTCCCTACCGAAACAAGTA harbors:
- a CDS encoding bh protein produces the protein MDGKTSRMEAELFCLHCNKETPHTVYYAGNILKRIKCEECGSEIEIRREKLLENYALDFIERILTKPYRMTKELEGDLKKFILSLPIRIVTKPYRIVKEVEDILKKEE